A region of the Leucobacter komagatae genome:
CGACGACCGAGGTCGGCGACGCGATCATCGCGCAGATCCCGGCCCGCGCCTAACCACACCCCCGGCGACAGCCACCCACACTTCTCACACTGACCAGAAAGGCGTGTCATGACTGACTCAACCTTCACCCTTACCGAAGCCGAGCGCCTTCCCGCAGCAGAGCGTGACGCGATCCTCGCGAACCCCGGGTTCGGCGACCACTTCACCGACCACATGGTCTCAATCATCTGGACCGCGGCAGACGGCTGGCACGACGCGCAGGTACTGCCGTACGGCCCGATCGCCATGGACCCCGCGTCTTCAGTGCTGCACTACGGCCAGGAGATCTTCGAGGGAATGAAGGCGTACCGTCGCGCCGACGACTCGATCGTGATCTTCCGCCCGGAGGAGAACGCGCGCCGCCTGAACGAGTCGGCGGTGCGCCTCGCCCTGCCCGAGCTTCCCGTCGAGCTGTTCGTCGAGGCGACGAAGCGCCTGGTCGAGATCGATTCGGAGTGGGTGCCCCGCGGCGCCGACCAGTCGCTCTACCTGCGCCCGTTCATGATCGCCGATGAGAGCTTCCTCGGCGTCCGGGCTGCCCAGCGCGCCCGTTTCATGGTCATCGCGAGCCCCGCCGGCCCGTACTTCACCGGCGGCGTGAAGCCTGTCTCGATCTGGCTGTCGCAGGATTTCGCGCGCGCGGGCCATGGCGGCACCGGCGCCGCGAAGTGCGGCGGCAACTACGCCGCCTCGCTGCTCCCGCAGAACGTCGCCGCAGAGAACGGCTGCCAGCAGGTGCTCTTCACCGACGCGGGCAACCCCGACGTTATCGATGAACTCGGCGGCATGAACCTCTTCCTCGTTCGCGCTGACAAGACGCTGCTCACGCCGGCACTCAACGGCAACATTCTGCCGGGAATCACGCGCAAGAGCCTCATTCAGCTCGCGGAGGATCGCGGATACGCCGTCGAGGAGCGGGCCGTGACCGTGACCGAGTGGCGGGAGGGAGTCGCCGACGGGTCGATCGTCGAGGCGTTCGCCTGCGGCACCGCGGCCGTCATCACGCCGATCGGGCAGCTGAAGTCGCCCGACTTCACGATCGACTTCGGCGACAAGGCTCCGGGAGAGCTCACGCTGTCCCTGCGCGAGGAGCTCACCGGGATTCAGTACGGCACCCATGAGGATCGCCACGGCTGGCTCACCGAGATCCCGACCGCCGGCGTCGCCGCCTAACGCACTGGAGGAGTGGCAGTGAAGATCGCACGATTTGAGGCTGACGGCGAGATCTCGTTTGGCATTCTCGACCCAGCGGAGGATGGCAACGGCGTCGAGATCGTCGAACTCGTAGGCGACCCCATCGTCGCGGGCTACGACACGACGGGTAAGCGCTTCCGGTTCGAGGACGTGCGGCTGCTCGCCCCCGTGATTCCGCGCTCGAAGATTGTGTGCGTCGGCAAGAACTATGCCGACCACATTGAGGAGATGAAGGGTGTCACGGGCGGCGACGCGCCCAAAGAGCCGCTGCTCTTCCTGAAGCCGAACACCTCGGTTATTGGCCCGGGCGGCACGATCGTGCGCCCCGCGATCTCGGATCGGGTTGAGCACGAGGGCGAACTCGCGATGGTGATCGGTGCGATCGCGAAGGACGTCCCTGAGGATCGCGCGCTCGAGTACGTCTTCGGCTTCACCTGCGCGAACGACGTCTCAGCCCGCGACATTCAGATCGCCGACGGCCAGTGGACGCGCGGCAAGGGCTTCGACACGTTCTGCCCGCTCGGG
Encoded here:
- a CDS encoding fumarylacetoacetate hydrolase family protein; this encodes MKIARFEADGEISFGILDPAEDGNGVEIVELVGDPIVAGYDTTGKRFRFEDVRLLAPVIPRSKIVCVGKNYADHIEEMKGVTGGDAPKEPLLFLKPNTSVIGPGGTIVRPAISDRVEHEGELAMVIGAIAKDVPEDRALEYVFGFTCANDVSARDIQIADGQWTRGKGFDTFCPLGPVIETDPDLSDVRVTTRVNGETRQDGKTSQLIFSLARIVAHASQAFTLLPGDVILTGTPAGVGLLEAGDVVEVEVEGIGILRNTVA
- a CDS encoding branched-chain amino acid aminotransferase; protein product: MTDSTFTLTEAERLPAAERDAILANPGFGDHFTDHMVSIIWTAADGWHDAQVLPYGPIAMDPASSVLHYGQEIFEGMKAYRRADDSIVIFRPEENARRLNESAVRLALPELPVELFVEATKRLVEIDSEWVPRGADQSLYLRPFMIADESFLGVRAAQRARFMVIASPAGPYFTGGVKPVSIWLSQDFARAGHGGTGAAKCGGNYAASLLPQNVAAENGCQQVLFTDAGNPDVIDELGGMNLFLVRADKTLLTPALNGNILPGITRKSLIQLAEDRGYAVEERAVTVTEWREGVADGSIVEAFACGTAAVITPIGQLKSPDFTIDFGDKAPGELTLSLREELTGIQYGTHEDRHGWLTEIPTAGVAA